A genome region from Thermococcus onnurineus NA1 includes the following:
- a CDS encoding ABC transporter ATP-binding protein, which translates to MVMVEVKGLEKDYGKVKALKGISFEIQEGEIFGLIGPNGAGKSTTLKILSTLLRPTAGKASIAGYDVVKDASKVREFISYLPEEAGAYKNLTGYEYLEFMARLYAKGGRNFEEMLELGVKLSDLGDRLYDKVSTYSKGMTRKLLIARALMVKPKLAILDEPASGLDIVNAYTIRKTIREFARNEGVTFLISSHNMLEVEYLCNRVALINEGRIVDMGTPAELKEKYGAENLEEVFMRAVGAEINEPVGGEGS; encoded by the coding sequence ATGGTCATGGTAGAAGTTAAGGGCCTTGAGAAAGACTACGGAAAAGTGAAGGCCCTCAAGGGAATAAGCTTCGAGATTCAGGAGGGTGAAATCTTCGGTCTCATCGGGCCTAACGGTGCGGGAAAGAGTACTACGTTAAAGATACTCTCAACGCTTCTCAGACCAACGGCTGGAAAGGCGAGCATAGCGGGCTACGACGTTGTCAAGGATGCCTCAAAGGTCAGAGAGTTCATAAGCTACCTGCCGGAGGAAGCTGGCGCCTACAAGAACCTCACGGGTTACGAATATCTCGAGTTCATGGCGAGGCTCTACGCCAAGGGCGGGAGGAACTTTGAGGAGATGCTGGAGCTCGGTGTTAAGCTGAGCGACTTGGGGGACAGGCTCTATGACAAAGTTTCGACGTATTCCAAAGGAATGACGAGGAAGCTCCTCATAGCGAGGGCTCTGATGGTGAAGCCCAAGCTGGCAATTCTTGACGAACCCGCAAGCGGCCTCGATATAGTCAACGCTTACACCATAAGGAAGACCATCAGGGAGTTCGCGAGGAACGAGGGCGTTACGTTTCTTATCTCGAGTCACAACATGCTCGAAGTCGAGTACCTCTGCAACAGGGTTGCTCTCATCAATGAGGGCAGAATAGTCGACATGGGCACTCCGGCCGAGCTCAAGGAGAAGTACGGCGCTGAGAACCTCGAAGAGGTCTTCATGAGGGCTGTGGGGGCGGAAATCAATGAACCCGTTGGGGGTGAGGGCTCATGA
- a CDS encoding RNA-binding domain-containing protein: MFEEVEVEAYVYPTEDIEKVKRAMLNLIPDLEFEAFDRGDYIILTGKTRSKKALQRLYELFRGQAILDTARSFLEEGYFGEEIIIKVNKQAAYAGVVNFNEESPLGPITIIIRTKDPQRLMKWLAPRTKDGVPIE; encoded by the coding sequence ATGTTCGAGGAAGTTGAAGTTGAGGCTTACGTTTATCCGACGGAGGATATAGAGAAGGTCAAGAGGGCGATGCTGAATCTGATTCCGGATTTGGAGTTCGAGGCATTCGACAGAGGAGACTACATCATCTTGACCGGAAAAACCAGGAGCAAGAAAGCCCTTCAGAGGCTCTACGAGCTTTTCCGCGGCCAGGCAATACTCGACACGGCGCGCTCTTTCCTTGAGGAGGGCTACTTCGGCGAGGAGATAATCATAAAGGTCAACAAACAGGCAGCTTACGCTGGAGTGGTGAACTTCAACGAGGAATCCCCGCTAGGCCCGATAACAATAATCATCCGTACCAAAGATCCGCAGAGGCTCATGAAGTGGCTCGCACCGAGGACAAAAGATGGAGTACCTATAGAATAA
- a CDS encoding dephospho-CoA kinase produces the protein MIIIVTGMPGSGKSKIVKEFEKRGVPSVSMGDVVREETAKRGLELTKENVAKVSIRLRQELGQNAVAKLAVEKVRELLRKNKVVVIDGVRSLDEVGTFRSAFPGEEIIIVAVHTPPHMRFERLKARGRHDDPQSWEDFEERDWKELKFGIGNVIAMADYMIVNDCPKEEYERRVQELVEKILAEH, from the coding sequence ATGATAATCATCGTGACAGGAATGCCAGGTTCAGGAAAAAGCAAGATCGTTAAAGAGTTCGAGAAGAGAGGTGTCCCGAGCGTTTCTATGGGCGACGTCGTAAGGGAAGAGACTGCCAAGCGTGGCCTCGAGCTCACAAAGGAGAACGTTGCCAAGGTGAGCATTCGCCTGAGGCAGGAACTGGGCCAGAATGCCGTGGCAAAGCTCGCCGTTGAGAAGGTCAGAGAACTGCTCAGAAAGAATAAAGTAGTTGTAATCGACGGCGTCCGCTCTCTTGACGAGGTAGGAACCTTCAGGAGCGCTTTTCCTGGTGAGGAGATCATCATCGTCGCTGTCCATACACCGCCACATATGCGCTTCGAGCGGCTCAAAGCCAGGGGAAGACACGACGACCCGCAGAGCTGGGAGGACTTTGAAGAGCGCGATTGGAAGGAGCTCAAGTTCGGCATCGGAAACGTCATAGCAATGGCCGACTACATGATAGTCAACGACTGCCCGAAGGAAGAATACGAAAGAAGAGTTCAGGAGCTCGTTGAGAAGATTTTAGCCGAGCATTGA
- a CDS encoding ATP-dependent DNA helicase, which translates to MRVEELPVDERIKRIILERGIEELYPPQAEALRSGVLEGKNLVLAIPTASGKTLVSEIVMVNKLLREGGKAVYLVPLKALAEEKYREFKEWEVLGLRVAATTGDYDSTDEWLGRYDIIVATAEKFDSLLRHGSSWIKDVKLVVADEVHLIGSYDRGATLEMILSHMLGRAQILALSATVGNAEELAEWLNAELVVSNWRPVQLRKGVFAQGELFWEDGKIDRYPANWDSLAIDAVKRGKQALIFVNTRRSAEKEAVSLAPKIARLLTKPEQRGLKELADSLESNPTNEKLKKALRGGVAFHHAGLSRTERTMIEDAFREGLIKVITATPTLSAGLNLPAFRVIIRDTKRYSNFGWVDIPVLEIQQMMGRAGRPKYDKVGEAIIVARTEDPKKLMDRYVFGKPEKLFSMLANESAFRGQILALITNFGVENFRELINFLEKTFYFYQRSDTSHLEWKAKEIVYFLIENEFIDMDIEDRFIALPFGRRTSQLYIDPLTAKKFKDAFPKLEKNPNPFGIFQLIASTPDMGTLNARRKEMEDYLDLAYEMEEKLYVNIPYWEDYRFQSFLNEVKTAKILLDWINEVPETRIYDTYNIDPGDLYRILELADWLMYSLIELYKLFEPKKDVLDYLRDLHLRLKHGVREELLELVRLPNIGRKRARALYNAGFRTTEDIMRAKVSELLAVEGIGLKVVEGLFMHFGVELPKASKKSTEENRKRRKGTLDDFLK; encoded by the coding sequence ATGAGGGTTGAAGAGCTTCCCGTTGACGAGAGGATAAAAAGGATCATCCTGGAAAGGGGCATAGAGGAGCTCTATCCTCCCCAGGCGGAAGCCCTGAGGAGTGGAGTGCTGGAAGGGAAAAACCTAGTCCTGGCCATTCCAACGGCCAGCGGAAAGACCCTCGTTTCCGAGATAGTGATGGTTAACAAACTCCTGCGTGAGGGGGGCAAAGCAGTCTATCTCGTTCCCCTTAAGGCCCTGGCCGAGGAGAAGTACCGTGAATTTAAGGAGTGGGAAGTCCTCGGTCTCCGCGTTGCCGCCACAACCGGCGATTACGACTCCACAGATGAGTGGCTCGGGAGGTATGACATAATCGTCGCGACTGCCGAAAAGTTTGATTCGCTTTTGAGGCACGGCTCGAGCTGGATTAAAGACGTTAAGCTCGTCGTGGCGGATGAAGTCCATCTCATCGGTTCTTACGACAGGGGAGCGACGCTTGAGATGATTCTAAGCCATATGCTTGGCAGGGCTCAGATTCTGGCCCTGAGCGCCACCGTCGGAAACGCTGAAGAACTGGCCGAATGGCTCAACGCCGAGCTCGTCGTGAGCAACTGGCGGCCGGTCCAGCTCAGAAAGGGCGTTTTTGCACAGGGTGAGCTCTTCTGGGAGGACGGAAAGATAGATAGGTATCCAGCCAACTGGGACTCGTTGGCTATTGACGCCGTCAAAAGAGGTAAGCAGGCCCTCATTTTCGTCAACACAAGGCGTTCCGCTGAGAAGGAAGCTGTGAGCCTGGCCCCAAAGATAGCGAGGCTTCTGACTAAGCCGGAACAAAGAGGGCTCAAAGAGCTTGCAGATTCCCTTGAGAGCAATCCCACCAACGAGAAGCTCAAGAAGGCTTTGAGGGGTGGTGTAGCCTTTCACCACGCCGGCTTGAGCAGAACTGAAAGGACGATGATAGAAGATGCCTTCCGTGAAGGTCTGATTAAGGTAATTACGGCAACTCCGACGCTCTCCGCAGGATTAAACCTTCCAGCTTTCCGCGTTATCATAAGAGACACTAAGCGCTACTCCAACTTCGGCTGGGTTGACATCCCAGTTCTCGAGATACAGCAGATGATGGGGCGCGCGGGAAGGCCAAAGTACGACAAGGTTGGAGAGGCTATAATCGTTGCGAGAACCGAGGATCCAAAGAAGCTGATGGACAGATACGTCTTCGGAAAGCCTGAAAAGCTGTTCTCCATGCTCGCCAATGAGTCCGCCTTCAGAGGACAAATTCTAGCCCTAATAACAAACTTCGGAGTGGAAAACTTCCGAGAACTCATAAACTTCCTAGAAAAGACCTTCTACTTCTACCAGAGAAGCGACACCTCCCATCTAGAGTGGAAGGCCAAGGAGATAGTCTACTTCCTCATTGAGAACGAGTTCATAGACATGGACATTGAGGATCGCTTCATAGCCCTTCCCTTCGGCAGGAGGACTTCCCAGCTCTACATAGACCCGCTCACTGCCAAGAAGTTCAAGGACGCCTTCCCGAAGCTCGAAAAGAACCCCAATCCCTTCGGAATCTTCCAGCTCATAGCTTCAACACCCGATATGGGCACGCTGAACGCACGCAGGAAGGAAATGGAGGACTATCTTGACCTGGCCTACGAGATGGAAGAGAAGCTCTACGTCAACATCCCCTACTGGGAGGACTACAGGTTCCAGAGCTTTCTCAATGAGGTCAAGACGGCCAAGATTCTCCTTGACTGGATAAACGAGGTGCCTGAGACGAGAATCTATGATACATACAACATCGACCCCGGCGACCTTTACAGAATCCTTGAGCTCGCTGACTGGCTGATGTACTCGCTCATCGAGCTCTACAAGCTGTTCGAGCCGAAGAAAGACGTTCTGGACTACCTCCGTGACCTGCATCTAAGGCTCAAGCACGGCGTCAGGGAGGAACTTCTTGAACTGGTCAGACTGCCCAACATCGGAAGGAAGAGAGCGAGGGCGCTTTACAACGCGGGCTTTAGAACAACGGAGGACATCATGAGAGCCAAAGTGAGCGAGCTCCTGGCAGTTGAGGGCATAGGTTTGAAAGTCGTAGAGGGATTGTTCATGCACTTTGGCGTCGAGCTCCCAAAAGCCTCAAAGAAAAGCACAGAAGAGAACAGAAAGAGGAGAAAGGGAACCCTGGATGACTTCCTGAAGTGA
- a CDS encoding helix-turn-helix transcriptional regulator → MKNRVRELREARGLTQEELAKALGVTRQTIIAIEKGKYDPSLKLAFKIARFFGVLIEDIFIYGGDSDV, encoded by the coding sequence ATGAAGAACCGCGTCCGTGAACTTAGGGAAGCCAGGGGACTGACCCAGGAAGAGCTGGCCAAAGCCCTCGGCGTCACAAGGCAGACGATAATAGCGATAGAAAAGGGTAAGTATGATCCGTCGCTTAAGCTGGCTTTCAAGATAGCGCGCTTTTTTGGAGTTCTCATTGAGGACATTTTCATCTACGGTGGTGATAGTGATGTTTAG
- a CDS encoding DUF2178 domain-containing protein gives MNELALVSLVALIGGGFLGYFMMRTIVENTGVPIDERGLEISKLAAMRTLELVLLVTVLSLYYSWLVLRDERCTNLSSLIFATIFFGNLAFRAYYSRKM, from the coding sequence ATGAACGAGCTCGCCTTGGTATCCTTGGTGGCACTCATCGGGGGAGGATTTCTTGGATACTTCATGATGCGGACAATAGTGGAAAACACGGGCGTTCCCATAGACGAAAGGGGCCTTGAGATTTCCAAGCTCGCTGCCATGAGAACGCTGGAGTTGGTACTTCTCGTAACGGTTCTCTCGCTGTACTACTCGTGGCTGGTTCTCAGGGACGAACGGTGCACCAACCTTTCAAGCTTAATCTTCGCTACGATATTCTTCGGAAACCTCGCCTTCAGAGCATACTATTCAAGAAAGATGTGA
- the aor gene encoding aldehyde ferredoxin oxidoreductase, whose protein sequence is MFAYWGRILRVNLSTGKISEEKFDEKFAQKWLGTRGFGIYYLLKEIDPTVDPFSPENKIIYATGPLTGTTAPTGGRYMVITKSPLTGYIAMANSGGFFGAELKFAGWDAIIVEGKADHPVYIYINDDQVEIRDASHLWGKLVSETEEKLREEVGDKRVRIASIGPAGENLVRFAAVMNDEHRAAGRGGVGAVMGSKNLKAIVVRGHKRVEIADRAKFTSVVKEKIDKLRNDPVAGGGLPKYGTAVLVNIINQNGLYPTRNFQDSQFEYAEEQSGEAMTAKYLIRNKPCYACPIGCGRVNKLPTVGVTEGPEYESIWALGAHLGINDLASIIEANHMIDELGMDTISTGGTLATAMELFEKGLIKPEDLGEEAPPFRWGNTEVLHYYIEKIARREGFGDKLAEGGYRLAEMYNGTEYFMGVKKQELPAYDPRGAEGHGLGYATNNRGGGHIKQYMISPEILGYPYKMDPHDISDEKVKMVIIFQDLTALIDAAGLCVFTTFGLGADDYRDMLNAALGWDLTTEEYLKIGERIWNAERLFNLKAGLDPLKEDTLPKRLLEEPVKQGPNKGRVVRLKEMLPRYYALRGWTEDGRIPEEKLEELGLNEF, encoded by the coding sequence ATGTTTGCATACTGGGGAAGAATTTTGAGGGTTAACCTAAGCACAGGCAAAATCAGTGAAGAGAAGTTCGACGAAAAGTTTGCCCAGAAGTGGCTTGGAACCAGAGGATTTGGTATCTACTACCTCCTGAAGGAGATAGACCCAACGGTTGACCCATTCAGCCCTGAAAACAAAATAATATACGCCACCGGCCCGTTGACTGGAACCACTGCCCCAACTGGCGGCAGATACATGGTTATAACCAAGAGCCCACTGACTGGCTATATAGCCATGGCCAACTCCGGTGGCTTCTTCGGAGCCGAGCTGAAGTTCGCTGGCTGGGACGCTATAATAGTCGAGGGCAAGGCTGATCACCCGGTTTACATATACATAAACGACGACCAGGTTGAAATCAGGGATGCAAGCCACCTCTGGGGCAAGCTCGTGAGCGAGACCGAAGAGAAACTCAGGGAAGAAGTCGGCGACAAGAGGGTTCGCATCGCCTCAATAGGCCCGGCAGGTGAGAACCTCGTCCGCTTCGCTGCGGTAATGAACGACGAGCACAGGGCAGCCGGAAGAGGTGGCGTTGGAGCCGTCATGGGAAGCAAGAACCTCAAGGCGATAGTCGTTCGCGGCCACAAGAGGGTTGAGATCGCCGACAGGGCCAAGTTCACCAGCGTAGTGAAGGAGAAGATCGACAAGCTGAGGAACGATCCTGTTGCTGGCGGTGGACTGCCCAAGTATGGTACCGCAGTTCTTGTCAATATAATCAACCAGAATGGCCTCTACCCGACCAGGAACTTCCAGGACAGCCAGTTTGAGTACGCCGAAGAGCAGAGCGGTGAGGCCATGACCGCCAAATACCTCATCAGGAATAAGCCCTGTTACGCCTGTCCGATCGGCTGTGGAAGGGTCAACAAGCTTCCAACCGTAGGAGTCACCGAAGGTCCCGAATACGAGAGCATCTGGGCGCTCGGAGCGCACCTCGGAATAAACGACCTGGCAAGCATTATAGAGGCTAACCACATGATAGACGAGCTCGGTATGGACACCATTTCAACCGGTGGAACCCTCGCCACTGCCATGGAGCTCTTCGAGAAGGGCCTAATCAAGCCTGAGGATCTCGGCGAGGAGGCTCCGCCCTTCAGGTGGGGCAACACCGAGGTTCTGCACTACTACATCGAGAAGATAGCCAGGAGAGAGGGCTTCGGTGACAAGCTCGCCGAGGGTGGCTACAGGCTTGCCGAGATGTACAACGGCACCGAGTACTTCATGGGCGTCAAGAAGCAGGAGCTTCCGGCCTACGACCCGAGGGGTGCAGAGGGCCATGGCCTTGGTTACGCTACCAACAACCGTGGCGGCGGCCACATTAAGCAGTACATGATAAGTCCGGAGATACTTGGCTACCCATACAAGATGGATCCACACGACATTAGCGACGAGAAGGTTAAGATGGTCATAATCTTCCAGGATCTTACCGCGTTGATAGACGCCGCGGGTCTGTGTGTATTCACAACCTTCGGACTTGGTGCGGACGACTACCGCGACATGCTTAATGCAGCTCTCGGATGGGACCTCACTACCGAGGAGTACCTCAAGATCGGAGAGCGCATCTGGAACGCAGAGAGGCTCTTCAACCTCAAGGCTGGCCTCGATCCACTCAAGGAGGACACCCTGCCCAAGAGGCTCCTCGAGGAGCCCGTCAAGCAGGGTCCGAATAAGGGAAGGGTCGTCAGGCTCAAGGAGATGCTTCCGAGGTACTATGCACTCCGCGGCTGGACCGAGGATGGAAGAATTCCCGAGGAGAAGCTCGAGGAGCTCGGCCTGAACGAGTTCTGA
- a CDS encoding ZIP family metal transporter, translated as MLDNFISNLAEWMLEISGGSILWVSFYAGLFVAIMTSLGAMVAIFAKNIPERGVDFSLSFAAGVMIVASFTSLILPAIESTGGFGPAGIGIALGILVISVIDRLIPHEHMVKGYEGPSDLKDRLRKVWLLVLALIIHNLPEGLAVGTSLVYNLEVGLVTAIAIGIQDFPEGTVVSLPLAVIQKKRLQPIMIGVLSGLAEMAMVILGAIFFTAFAWSLPYGLGLAGGAMLYVTVKEMIPEIYRREENETLVTLGFFVGFYVMLFLDSMLG; from the coding sequence GTGTTAGACAACTTCATCTCGAACCTCGCCGAATGGATGCTCGAGATCTCCGGGGGCAGCATCCTGTGGGTCTCCTTCTATGCGGGCCTTTTTGTGGCTATCATGACCTCTCTCGGCGCGATGGTGGCAATATTCGCCAAGAACATCCCTGAAAGGGGAGTTGACTTCAGCCTGAGCTTTGCGGCTGGAGTTATGATAGTCGCGAGCTTCACCAGCTTAATTCTCCCTGCTATAGAAAGCACCGGGGGCTTTGGGCCGGCTGGAATTGGAATAGCCCTTGGCATTCTCGTGATCTCCGTGATAGACCGCCTCATCCCCCACGAGCACATGGTCAAGGGCTACGAAGGCCCAAGCGATTTGAAAGATAGGCTCCGGAAGGTCTGGCTCCTCGTTCTCGCCCTCATAATCCACAACCTGCCAGAGGGATTAGCCGTTGGTACTTCTCTAGTTTACAACCTTGAGGTTGGCCTAGTTACGGCCATCGCTATAGGCATCCAGGACTTCCCTGAAGGGACTGTCGTCTCGCTCCCTCTAGCCGTCATTCAGAAAAAGCGCCTCCAACCGATTATGATCGGTGTTCTGAGCGGGTTGGCTGAGATGGCGATGGTAATCCTCGGAGCGATCTTTTTCACGGCCTTTGCTTGGTCTCTGCCCTACGGCCTTGGGTTGGCAGGAGGGGCCATGCTCTACGTAACTGTGAAGGAGATGATTCCTGAGATATATAGGAGAGAAGAAAACGAGACGCTTGTAACTCTGGGCTTCTTCGTTGGATTCTACGTGATGCTCTTCCTCGACTCAATGCTCGGCTAA
- a CDS encoding tungsten cofactor oxidoreductase radical SAM maturase: MENDAHKFDLDGAFVLIPKKPDLKYLYIEITNRCNLRCEMCFKQYWEDDEGDMDWDLFIKILDDAEELPELEMIYFGGIGEPTVHPRFMDMVREVKRRGFALGISTNGFLLTDKRIEELVKLGVDLIYFSIDSVPTQPVDIGHIKPDYTGSRIRKIQEVKKKLGRDVPHIGVEVVATKENYKELPEIAHYVGSLGVDTLLISNIIPINKEHADMIVYDGSVDMKPIVDKLQAIYHGYLQKIAEFSLRTERHCEFIDKKVAVVRWDGEVAPCYRFLHTYPEVVFGREKIVTAYSFGNVREKSLADIWTSREYSWFRFVVKNSLYPSCTDCPLNESCSFVQDTNSDCWGNSPSCADCLWSRRIVICPIPEKGMKGFW, translated from the coding sequence TTGGAGAACGACGCTCATAAGTTCGACCTTGATGGTGCATTCGTTCTAATCCCCAAGAAGCCCGATTTGAAATATCTCTACATAGAGATAACCAACCGCTGCAACCTCCGCTGTGAGATGTGCTTCAAGCAGTACTGGGAGGACGACGAAGGCGACATGGACTGGGATCTCTTCATCAAGATACTCGATGATGCAGAGGAGCTTCCAGAGCTGGAGATGATTTACTTTGGTGGCATAGGCGAGCCAACTGTTCACCCCCGCTTCATGGACATGGTCAGGGAAGTGAAGAGACGTGGCTTTGCCCTCGGCATAAGCACCAACGGATTCCTCCTTACGGACAAGCGAATAGAGGAGCTTGTGAAGCTTGGGGTTGACTTAATATACTTCTCGATCGATTCCGTACCGACACAGCCAGTCGACATTGGACATATAAAGCCAGACTACACCGGATCCCGCATCAGGAAGATTCAGGAGGTCAAGAAAAAGCTGGGAAGGGACGTTCCCCACATAGGCGTTGAGGTCGTGGCGACAAAGGAGAACTACAAGGAGCTACCCGAGATAGCGCACTACGTTGGCTCTTTGGGTGTTGACACACTACTCATCTCAAACATCATTCCAATAAACAAGGAGCATGCTGATATGATAGTCTACGATGGTAGCGTGGACATGAAACCAATAGTTGACAAACTCCAAGCCATCTACCATGGCTATCTACAGAAGATAGCTGAGTTCTCCCTGAGAACAGAACGGCACTGTGAGTTCATTGATAAGAAAGTGGCCGTAGTAAGGTGGGATGGGGAAGTAGCTCCCTGCTACCGCTTCTTGCACACATATCCTGAGGTCGTCTTCGGCAGAGAAAAAATAGTCACCGCTTACTCCTTTGGCAATGTTCGGGAGAAGAGCCTAGCGGACATTTGGACGAGTAGGGAGTACAGTTGGTTCAGATTCGTCGTTAAGAACTCCCTCTATCCAAGCTGCACTGACTGTCCGCTCAATGAGTCCTGCTCATTTGTCCAGGATACAAACTCCGACTGTTGGGGCAACAGCCCGAGCTGCGCGGACTGTCTATGGTCCAGGCGCATAGTCATCTGCCCGATACCCGAAAAGGGTATGAAGGGCTTTTGGTAG
- a CDS encoding ABC transporter permease, with protein sequence MSDFWVMAKKELRNLFRDRKLIFGLVVIPLILFPVMGKVITLGLEQAQGETKVAIVDFDEGGYGEVLIKALEVTPNITVAVINATSLDEALQKAVLEKQNVLVVIPPDFSTRLEENEKATVQIYGIFTTIGAGIKESVSEGRINAVIGVLSDGIARIKIEQLGAGNPDAILRPIETESKSVIRGKIVDIQPSIVSNVIASQAFSIPMIVFLMVMVTAQMAAGAMAAEKENKTLETLLTLPVARTKIVGAKIFGTAVMGLMAAIAYMIGMRSYLGSFGLGATGITLEDIGLSVTPMGMLLFALVVFLTIIFSLSLAMILAIFAEDVQSATTVVSAVIMPLAFPAFLLMYTDISDLPVAIKYVLLAIPFTHPIVDYRYILLGDYGSVFLSVGYLALMAGLTLYVTAWIFSTEKVMTAKISWGRKKMG encoded by the coding sequence ATGAGCGACTTCTGGGTGATGGCGAAGAAAGAACTCAGGAACCTCTTCAGGGACAGGAAGCTTATCTTCGGTCTTGTGGTTATACCTCTCATCCTGTTCCCGGTCATGGGCAAGGTAATAACCCTTGGGCTGGAGCAGGCACAGGGCGAGACGAAGGTCGCCATAGTGGACTTCGACGAGGGAGGGTACGGTGAAGTTCTGATAAAGGCCCTTGAGGTAACTCCAAACATAACTGTCGCGGTCATCAACGCAACATCCCTGGATGAAGCCCTTCAGAAGGCAGTTCTGGAGAAGCAGAACGTTCTTGTAGTGATCCCTCCAGACTTTTCGACGAGGCTTGAAGAAAACGAGAAAGCTACAGTTCAAATTTACGGTATCTTCACGACAATCGGTGCGGGTATAAAGGAGAGCGTCAGTGAGGGCAGGATAAACGCCGTTATCGGAGTTCTAAGCGATGGGATAGCCCGGATAAAGATTGAGCAGCTCGGGGCTGGAAATCCAGACGCGATACTTCGGCCGATAGAGACAGAGAGCAAATCTGTCATCAGGGGTAAGATAGTTGACATCCAGCCGAGCATAGTCTCGAACGTCATAGCCTCACAGGCCTTCTCAATACCTATGATAGTCTTCCTTATGGTGATGGTCACCGCCCAGATGGCTGCCGGGGCGATGGCGGCCGAAAAGGAGAACAAAACCCTTGAGACGCTCCTGACCCTTCCCGTTGCCAGAACAAAGATAGTAGGTGCCAAGATCTTTGGAACCGCCGTCATGGGTCTGATGGCGGCGATAGCCTACATGATAGGAATGCGCAGCTACCTCGGCTCCTTCGGTCTGGGGGCGACGGGCATAACCCTCGAAGACATTGGTCTCAGCGTGACGCCGATGGGGATGCTCCTCTTCGCCCTCGTCGTCTTCCTGACCATAATATTCTCCCTCAGCTTGGCGATGATACTCGCAATCTTCGCGGAAGACGTGCAGAGCGCCACAACGGTGGTGAGCGCAGTGATAATGCCCCTTGCCTTTCCTGCGTTCCTCCTTATGTACACTGACATCAGCGACCTGCCAGTGGCCATCAAGTATGTCCTGCTGGCGATTCCGTTCACACACCCGATAGTGGACTACCGCTACATCCTCCTTGGTGACTACGGTTCAGTATTTCTTAGCGTGGGGTATCTTGCCTTAATGGCCGGACTGACGCTCTACGTTACCGCGTGGATATTCTCAACGGAGAAGGTTATGACGGCAAAAATAAGCTGGGGAAGGAAGAAGATGGGGTGA